The proteins below are encoded in one region of Danio rerio strain Tuebingen ecotype United States chromosome 14, GRCz12tu, whole genome shotgun sequence:
- the foxi3b gene encoding forkhead box protein I3-B (The RefSeq protein has 1 substitution compared to this genomic sequence), which yields MTSYESQGQSPTRCGPQFLSLGQEPPELSLYSDSYYPPPSLPSPQRTNPSSYELGDYAASSPNPYLWFNSPGMNSAPYLGGTPGPAGPSFVPQHYGMQRPYLGPGPPGGPGGELSWFSMPSQEDLMKLVRPPYSYSALIAMAIHGAPERRLTLSQIYQYVADNFPFYNKSKAGWQNSIRHNLSLNDCFKKVPRDEDDPGKGNYWTLDPNCEKMFDNGNFRRKRKRKSDSLPEKSSSGGNESGDSNGRGSPKSQSIDISTSPEKGPSPASTGPSPCLSNFLTEMSGVAAGSLDMEADPLSRPFTLSLPVDGAQRASQTTGFSTFTPSTTVSDWASPLPPPPPMSSSPSHSTLAYSGPVLSQFNGHFFPGLSSTGILYPREGTEV from the exons ATGACATCCTACGAGTCTCAAGGTCAGTCTCCGACAAGATGTGGGCCTCAGTTCCCTAGCCTAGGACAGGAACCTCCAGAACTGAGTCTGTACAGCGACAGCTACTATCCGCCTCCATCCCTTCCAAGTCCACAAAGAACCAACCCGTCTTCATACGAACTTGGAGACTATGCCGCCTCCTCACCTAACCCCTACCTGTGGTTCAACAGTCCAGGAATGAACAGCGCTCCTTATCTGGGAGGAACGCCTGGCCCTGCTGGACCTTCTTTCGTTCCCCAGCACTACGGCATGCAGAGGCCCTATTTAGGACCTGGGCCACCAGGTGGTCCTGGAGGGGAATTGAGCTGGTTCTCCATGCCGTCTCAGGAGGATCTAATGAAGCTGGTCAGGCCACCGTATTCATACTCCGCTCTTATTGCGATGGCTATACATGGTGCCCCAGAACGCCGCCTGACCCTCAGTCAGATTTATCAGTATGTTGCAGACAATTTCCCTTTCTACAACAAGAGCAAAGCAGGATGGCAAAACTCAATTCGACACAACCTCTCACTCAATGACTGTTTCAAAAAAGTTCCACgagatgaagatgatccag GGAAGGGCAATTACTGGACCTTAGATCCGAATTGTGAAAAAATGTTTGACAATGGCAACTTCAGAcgcaagagaaagagaaagtctGACAGTCTCCCAGAGAAAAGCAGTTCTGGAGGGAATGAGTCAGGAGACAGTAATGGCAGGGGTAGCCCGAAAAGTCAATCCATTGACATTTCCACTTCACCAGAAAAGGGCCCATCACCCGCATCCACGGGTCCATCGCCATGCTTGAGCAACTTCCTGACTGAGATGTCTGGAGTTGCGGCCGGATCTCTTGACATGGAAGCGGATCCCCTGAGTCGCCCCTTTACACTCAGTCTGCCAGTAGACGGGGCACAGAGAGCTTCACAAACCACAGGTTTTTCCACCTTCACTCCAAGCACTACGGTGTCCGATTGGGCTTCACCTCTGCCCCCACCGCCACCCATGTCCTCGTCACCCTCCCACTCCACGTTAGCTTACAGCGGACCTGTTCTCAGTCAGTTTAATGGCCATTTCTTCCCTGGTTTGAGCTCAACGGGTATTCTTTACCCTCGGGAAGGCACAGAGGTGTAG